In one Sphingomonas sp. AP4-R1 genomic region, the following are encoded:
- a CDS encoding MIP/aquaporin family protein has protein sequence MTTQAYKLRGELIAEALATAIIITLGDSAAAMITLYDPSPYATAYWGVCIAWGLAVTLAIFVTGSVSGTHANPAVTLALTVFRGFPVKKVLPYVAAQIVGAFIGAAIVHQLFGPVIDAYNTTHGLTRADGGAAGVFFTAPGAHITPIHAFWDEVVLTAVLLLGIFAITDEYNTVAPQANSGALMIGLLVATIGACFGFLEAWPINPARDFGPRLFCFLTGWGGSAFPGPNNYWWVPIAGPLLGGVTGGAIYQFLVKPYLPPRGGASA, from the coding sequence ATGACGACGCAGGCATACAAGCTGCGGGGCGAACTGATCGCCGAGGCATTGGCGACCGCCATCATCATCACATTGGGCGACTCGGCGGCGGCGATGATCACGCTGTACGATCCCAGCCCCTACGCCACCGCTTACTGGGGCGTGTGCATCGCCTGGGGGCTGGCCGTGACGCTGGCGATCTTCGTGACAGGCTCGGTTTCGGGCACGCATGCGAACCCGGCGGTGACGCTGGCGCTCACCGTGTTTCGCGGTTTCCCGGTGAAAAAGGTGCTGCCTTATGTGGCGGCGCAGATCGTGGGCGCGTTCATCGGCGCGGCGATCGTCCACCAGCTCTTCGGCCCGGTGATCGACGCCTACAACACTACCCACGGGCTGACGCGCGCGGATGGCGGCGCGGCGGGCGTGTTCTTCACCGCCCCCGGCGCGCACATCACGCCGATCCACGCTTTCTGGGACGAAGTGGTGCTGACGGCGGTGCTGCTGCTCGGCATCTTCGCGATCACCGACGAATATAACACCGTCGCCCCGCAGGCCAATTCGGGCGCGCTGATGATCGGTCTGCTGGTGGCCACGATCGGCGCCTGCTTCGGCTTTCTGGAAGCATGGCCGATCAACCCGGCGCGCGATTTCGGCCCGCGCCTGTTCTGCTTCCTCACCGGCTGGGGCGGATCGGCGTTTCCCGGCCCCAACAATTACTGGTGGGTGCCGATCGCCGGGCCGCTGCTGGGCGGCGTAACCGGCGGCGCGATCTACCAGTTCCTTGTGAAGCCCTATCTGCCGCCGCGCGGCGGCGCATCCGCATAA
- a CDS encoding glycerol-3-phosphate dehydrogenase produces the protein MNEAARAEGPVVDLLVVGGGINGAGIARDAVGRGLSVLLVEQDDLAAHTSSSSTKLIHGGLRYLEYGEFRLVREALIERERLWGMAPHIIWPLRFVLPQTQSPRPAWMVRLGLFLYDHLGGRKKLPGTETIDLGRTRYGNGLKQSKGKAFVYSDCWVQDSRLTVLNARDAADRGADIRTRTKLISAQRVGEGWVATIEDESGQREVKARVLVNAAGPWVADVLGRVPDANVDRGVRLIKGSHIIVDRLYEGDHAFMLQNPDRRIVFTIPYEGRFTLIGTTDEPWEGAPAKAQISAGETSYLLETVNRYFTKGLSESDVVWSYAGIRPLYDDKAGSASAVTRDYVLDLDAGEGRAPMLSIFGGKITTYRKLAEHALEELARFFPDAKPAWTAGATLPGGDMADFETFVGKLVAARPGLPADLLRRLARAYGTCVDDLLGSAGTLADLGEDLGGHLTTREVEYLREREWARTAEDILYRRSKLGLHVPPGTSERLTAYLAAQPMAVTAS, from the coding sequence ATGAACGAGGCGGCGCGGGCTGAGGGCCCGGTGGTCGACCTTCTTGTGGTCGGCGGCGGTATCAATGGAGCGGGGATCGCGCGCGACGCGGTCGGCCGTGGCCTGTCCGTCTTGCTGGTCGAGCAGGACGATCTGGCGGCGCACACCTCCTCCTCCTCGACCAAGCTGATCCATGGCGGCCTGCGCTATCTGGAATATGGCGAGTTCCGGCTGGTCCGCGAGGCGCTGATCGAGCGTGAGCGGCTGTGGGGCATGGCGCCGCACATCATCTGGCCGCTGCGGTTCGTACTGCCGCAGACCCAGTCGCCGCGTCCGGCTTGGATGGTTCGACTCGGCCTGTTCCTCTACGATCATCTCGGCGGCCGGAAGAAACTGCCCGGCACCGAGACGATCGATCTCGGCCGCACGCGCTACGGCAACGGGCTCAAGCAATCGAAGGGCAAGGCCTTCGTCTATTCGGACTGCTGGGTGCAGGACAGCCGCCTGACCGTGCTGAACGCGCGCGACGCGGCCGATCGCGGCGCCGACATCCGCACCCGCACCAAGCTGATTTCCGCGCAGCGCGTCGGCGAGGGCTGGGTCGCGACGATCGAGGATGAGAGCGGCCAGCGCGAGGTGAAGGCGCGCGTCCTCGTCAATGCGGCGGGGCCGTGGGTGGCGGACGTGCTGGGCCGCGTGCCCGATGCGAATGTCGATCGCGGCGTGCGCCTGATCAAGGGCAGCCACATCATCGTCGATCGCCTGTACGAGGGCGACCACGCCTTCATGCTGCAGAATCCCGATCGCCGCATCGTGTTCACCATTCCCTATGAGGGTCGCTTCACGCTGATCGGGACTACCGATGAGCCGTGGGAAGGCGCCCCCGCCAAGGCGCAGATCAGCGCGGGCGAAACCAGCTATCTGCTCGAGACCGTGAACCGCTATTTCACGAAGGGCCTGAGCGAGAGCGACGTGGTCTGGAGCTATGCCGGCATCCGCCCGCTCTATGACGACAAGGCCGGCAGCGCCTCGGCCGTGACGCGCGATTATGTGCTGGATCTGGATGCGGGCGAGGGGCGGGCGCCGATGCTCAGCATCTTCGGCGGCAAGATCACCACCTATCGCAAGCTGGCCGAACATGCGCTGGAGGAACTGGCGCGCTTCTTCCCCGACGCGAAGCCGGCCTGGACGGCCGGCGCGACGCTGCCGGGCGGCGACATGGCCGATTTCGAGACGTTCGTGGGCAAGCTCGTGGCCGCGCGGCCGGGCCTGCCCGCCGATCTGCTCCGCCGTCTCGCGCGCGCTTACGGGACCTGCGTCGATGATCTGCTCGGAAGTGCGGGCACGCTGGCCGATCTGGGCGAGGATCTCGGCGGCCATCTGACGACGCGCGAGGTGGAGTATCTGCGCGAGCGCGAATGGGCGCGCACGGCGGAGGACATCCTCTATCGCCGCTCGAAGCTCGGCCTGCATGTGCCGCCGGGAACGTCCGAGCGGCTGACCGCGTATCTCGCCGCACAGCCCATGGCCGTCACGGCAAGCTGA
- a CDS encoding DeoR/GlpR family DNA-binding transcription regulator, translating to MAAEGADIVAQRHARILEIARHAGSVAVETLAAELDVTPQTIRRDLNMLAQRSMLSRVHGGAVVTSGVDNLDREARRHVAAGAKAAIGEAAAALVPNGASLFINIGTTTEAIARALVDHRDLLVVTNNLNVIDILGNRPSIEVIVAGGKVRGTDRAVVGALAMDFIRAFKVDYALIGASAVDEEGTLLDFDVDEVRVSQTIITQARTVILGVDRTKFGRPAPVRIAEMDAIDHLVTDRMTDPAVAAACRAANVAVHETEKLD from the coding sequence ATGGCCGCCGAGGGGGCAGACATCGTCGCGCAGCGCCATGCCCGGATCCTCGAGATCGCGCGGCATGCGGGCAGCGTCGCCGTGGAAACGCTCGCCGCCGAACTGGACGTGACGCCACAGACCATCCGGCGCGATCTGAACATGCTCGCCCAGCGATCGATGCTGTCCCGCGTGCATGGCGGGGCTGTCGTCACCTCGGGCGTCGACAATCTGGATCGCGAGGCCCGGCGCCATGTCGCGGCGGGGGCCAAGGCCGCGATCGGCGAGGCTGCCGCCGCGCTCGTCCCCAACGGCGCGAGCCTGTTCATCAATATCGGCACGACGACTGAGGCGATCGCCCGCGCTCTGGTGGATCATCGCGATCTGCTGGTCGTCACCAACAATCTCAACGTGATCGACATCCTCGGCAACCGCCCCTCGATCGAGGTGATCGTGGCGGGCGGCAAGGTGCGCGGCACGGATCGCGCGGTGGTCGGCGCGCTGGCGATGGATTTCATCCGCGCCTTCAAGGTGGATTATGCGCTGATCGGCGCCTCGGCCGTGGACGAGGAGGGCACTTTGCTCGACTTCGACGTGGACGAGGTGCGTGTCTCGCAGACGATCATCACGCAGGCCCGCACCGTGATCCTCGGCGTCGATCGCACCAAGTTCGGCCGGCCCGCGCCGGTCCGCATCGCGGAGATGGATGCGATCGATCATCTCGTCACCGATCGCATGACCGATCCGGCGGTGGCGGCGGCGTGCAGGGCCGCGAACGTTGCCGTGCATGAGACGGAGAAATTGGACTGA
- a CDS encoding MFS transporter encodes MRRVKHLRWWIVALICAGTIANYLARNSLGVLAAELKTSLSMSTQQYSYVVGAFQLAYTVMQPVAGAIVDRIGLRAGFALFGLAWSAANMLHALAFSWLTLAFFRGLLGLAESAAVPSGIKAIAEWFPARERSVAVGWFNAGTSIGALIAPPIVVAVSLWADWRVAFIVTGAVGLIWAAAWYGFYRSPATHPAITPEERALIASDRPANPVTRATTREILASPRFWTIAVPRFLVEPAWQTFSFWIPLYLASERGMDLKQIAMFAWLPFLAADLGGVLGGYLSPFLIRRFGVTLIPSRVAGIAMAAVLMIAPGCIGLVASPYAAIALFCIGGFAHQIISVLINTLSADVFTAEEVGTANGFVGQAGWVGGLLFSLLIGQLADLIGYAPLFACLSVFDLIAAAILILAIRHLTLPESAR; translated from the coding sequence ATGAGGCGAGTGAAGCATCTCAGGTGGTGGATCGTCGCGCTGATCTGCGCGGGCACGATCGCCAATTATCTCGCCCGCAATTCGCTGGGCGTGCTGGCAGCCGAGCTGAAGACCAGCCTGTCCATGTCCACCCAGCAATACAGCTATGTCGTCGGCGCGTTCCAGCTGGCCTATACCGTGATGCAGCCGGTGGCGGGCGCGATCGTCGATCGGATCGGCCTGCGCGCCGGCTTCGCGCTGTTCGGTCTCGCCTGGTCCGCGGCGAACATGCTGCACGCGCTGGCCTTCAGCTGGCTCACCCTCGCTTTCTTCCGCGGCCTGCTCGGCCTCGCCGAATCCGCCGCCGTGCCCTCGGGGATCAAGGCCATCGCCGAATGGTTTCCCGCGCGCGAGCGGTCGGTCGCGGTCGGCTGGTTCAATGCGGGCACCTCGATCGGCGCGCTGATCGCGCCGCCGATCGTGGTGGCGGTGTCGCTCTGGGCCGATTGGCGCGTGGCCTTCATCGTCACCGGCGCGGTCGGCCTGATCTGGGCCGCCGCCTGGTATGGCTTCTATCGCTCCCCCGCCACGCATCCCGCGATCACGCCCGAGGAGCGGGCCCTGATCGCGTCCGACAGGCCCGCAAACCCCGTCACCCGCGCCACCACACGCGAAATCCTCGCCAGCCCGCGCTTCTGGACGATCGCGGTGCCGCGCTTCCTGGTCGAGCCTGCGTGGCAGACGTTCAGCTTCTGGATCCCGCTCTATCTCGCCTCCGAACGTGGCATGGATCTGAAGCAGATTGCGATGTTCGCGTGGCTGCCCTTCCTCGCCGCCGATCTGGGCGGGGTGCTGGGCGGCTATCTCTCGCCCTTCCTGATCCGTCGCTTCGGCGTCACGCTGATCCCCTCGCGCGTGGCGGGCATCGCCATGGCGGCGGTGCTGATGATCGCGCCGGGCTGCATCGGCCTCGTCGCCAGCCCCTATGCCGCGATCGCGCTCTTCTGCATCGGCGGCTTCGCGCACCAGATCATCTCGGTGCTGATCAACACGCTCTCGGCCGACGTCTTCACCGCCGAGGAAGTGGGCACCGCCAACGGCTTCGTCGGCCAGGCCGGCTGGGTCGGCGGTTTGCTCTTCTCGCTGCTGATCGGCCAGCTGGCCGACCTGATCGGCTACGCGCCCTTGTTCGCCTGCCTGTCCGTCTTCGATCTGATCGCGGCCGCGATCCTGATCCTCGCCATTCGTCATCTCACGCTTCCGGAGTCCGCCCGATGA
- a CDS encoding TIM-barrel domain-containing protein, whose amino-acid sequence MRRATLSNPPRFRVTDRATGRVTLTADTGAVAHLFVLEDDIVRLLLLAEGAVTSPPSWAIAPGAEDIAEPGRDRMDVSGFTCPDYLLETDEGVLVLATRRIRLTVQLHGLHCSWEQKVAGEWRLMAADRPTQSYDFGWWDGRTYHYLARRSGERFFGLGDRSGDCDRAGRSFRLTNLDPMGFDAENADPLYKSIPYVLVADGEGACHGAFYDSSSDISFDFGRELDNYHGHYRHMIAASGDLDLWMIAGPDPLAVTKRFTWLTGRPALMPRWSLGYSGSTMTYTDAPDAEAQMAGFLDKLAEHDLGCTSFHLSSGYTSIGDKRYVFNWNRDKFPDPAAFVKSYADAGVQLVPNIKPALLRSHPRYDEVAAAGLFVADEAGEPIEAQFWDEAGSYIDFTDPKAAAWWRDQVKTALLDNGIVSTWNDNNEYEIWDARARFAGFGTPRSAAEMRPVQPLLMSRASRRAQTEYFPDRRPYVVTRSGMAGLQRYAQTWSGDNRTEWKSLRYNARQSIGLALSGVSNSGHDIGGFAGPAPSPELLIRWVQAGVMMPRFSIHSWNDDRTVNEPWMYPQALPAMRRLLALRQTLVPFFYDLLHRYHAEYEPMVRPTWLDFPNDPQAWAECDEHLLGPDLLVACVMEEGATERTVRPPAGADWIDVWSGARLEGGITHILSAPVEGNPPLLARAGSAMLVDLATGGWRPGEADRGIWLFPPAEGTFDWSAIEDGGDGAAPVDRWHVRGEADAAQIRIEITRVGPGSGDPRVTLLLPPGDARDIVVGGGAGAPVERDSRRGVTLTL is encoded by the coding sequence ATGAGACGCGCCACGCTTTCCAATCCGCCGCGTTTCCGCGTCACCGATCGCGCCACCGGCCGGGTGACGCTCACCGCCGATACGGGCGCGGTCGCCCACCTGTTCGTGCTGGAGGACGATATCGTCCGCCTGCTGCTGCTGGCCGAGGGTGCGGTGACGAGCCCGCCGAGCTGGGCCATCGCCCCCGGCGCCGAGGATATCGCCGAACCCGGCCGCGACCGGATGGACGTGAGCGGCTTCACCTGCCCGGACTATCTGCTGGAGACGGATGAGGGCGTGCTGGTCCTCGCCACGCGCCGTATCCGCCTGACCGTCCAGCTGCACGGCCTCCACTGCAGCTGGGAGCAGAAGGTGGCAGGCGAATGGCGCCTGATGGCGGCCGATCGCCCCACCCAGTCCTATGATTTCGGCTGGTGGGACGGCCGCACCTATCACTATCTCGCGCGGCGCTCCGGCGAGCGCTTCTTCGGCCTCGGCGACCGCTCCGGCGATTGCGATCGCGCCGGTCGCAGCTTCCGCCTCACCAATCTCGATCCGATGGGCTTTGACGCGGAGAATGCCGATCCGCTCTACAAGTCGATCCCGTATGTCCTCGTCGCGGACGGGGAGGGGGCCTGCCACGGCGCCTTCTACGACAGCTCCTCCGACATCAGCTTCGATTTCGGGCGCGAGCTGGACAATTATCATGGACATTATCGCCACATGATCGCGGCCTCCGGCGATCTCGATCTGTGGATGATCGCCGGGCCCGATCCGCTGGCGGTGACGAAGCGCTTCACCTGGCTCACCGGTCGCCCCGCGCTGATGCCGCGCTGGTCGCTCGGTTACTCCGGCTCGACCATGACCTATACGGACGCGCCCGATGCCGAGGCGCAGATGGCGGGCTTCCTCGACAAACTGGCCGAGCATGATCTCGGCTGCACGTCGTTCCATTTGTCGTCCGGCTACACCTCGATCGGCGACAAGCGCTACGTGTTCAACTGGAACCGCGACAAATTCCCGGATCCCGCCGCCTTCGTGAAAAGCTATGCGGATGCAGGCGTCCAGCTTGTGCCCAACATCAAGCCGGCTCTGCTCCGCAGCCACCCGCGCTATGACGAGGTCGCCGCCGCCGGCCTGTTCGTGGCGGACGAGGCGGGCGAGCCGATCGAGGCACAGTTCTGGGACGAGGCGGGCAGCTATATCGATTTCACCGATCCGAAGGCGGCCGCCTGGTGGCGCGATCAGGTGAAGACGGCTCTGCTCGACAACGGCATCGTCTCCACTTGGAACGACAATAACGAATATGAGATCTGGGATGCGCGCGCGCGCTTCGCCGGCTTCGGCACGCCGCGTTCGGCCGCCGAGATGCGCCCCGTTCAGCCGCTGCTGATGAGCCGCGCCTCGCGCCGCGCGCAGACCGAGTATTTCCCCGATCGCCGGCCTTACGTGGTCACCCGATCGGGCATGGCGGGCCTCCAGCGTTATGCGCAGACGTGGAGCGGCGACAATCGCACCGAATGGAAGTCGCTCCGCTACAATGCGCGCCAGTCGATCGGCCTCGCTCTGTCGGGCGTGTCGAACAGCGGGCACGATATCGGCGGCTTCGCCGGTCCCGCACCGTCGCCCGAGCTGCTGATCCGCTGGGTTCAGGCGGGCGTGATGATGCCGCGCTTCAGCATCCACAGCTGGAATGACGATCGCACCGTCAATGAGCCGTGGATGTACCCACAGGCTCTGCCCGCGATGCGCCGCCTGCTGGCGCTGCGGCAGACTCTGGTGCCGTTCTTCTACGATCTGCTCCACCGTTATCATGCCGAGTATGAGCCGATGGTGCGCCCCACCTGGCTGGATTTCCCCAACGATCCGCAGGCGTGGGCCGAGTGTGACGAGCATCTGCTCGGCCCCGATCTGCTGGTCGCCTGCGTGATGGAGGAGGGCGCCACCGAGCGCACCGTTCGCCCGCCCGCAGGCGCCGACTGGATCGACGTATGGAGCGGCGCGCGGCTGGAAGGCGGCATCACGCATATTCTGTCCGCCCCGGTGGAGGGAAACCCGCCGCTGCTGGCGCGCGCGGGATCCGCGATGCTGGTGGATCTCGCCACGGGCGGCTGGCGGCCGGGCGAGGCCGATCGCGGCATCTGGCTGTTCCCGCCCGCCGAGGGCACGTTCGATTGGTCGGCCATCGAGGATGGCGGCGACGGTGCCGCGCCGGTCGATCGCTGGCACGTCCGGGGAGAGGCCGATGCCGCCCAGATCCGGATCGAGATCACGAGGGTCGGGCCGGGCTCCGGCGACCCTCGCGTGACCCTGCTGCTGCCGCCGGGCGACGCACGCGACATCGTGGTGGGCGGCGGCGCTGGTGCGCCTGTCGAACGCGATAGTCGCAGAGGTGTCACACTCACGCTCTGA
- a CDS encoding TonB-dependent receptor yields the protein MTRFQSNVARGAFAAGLILAATPLWAQAAPDAAAPAAEPAAAPAARAANDPGEIIVTAQKRAENVQSVPLAVSVVSPTQLAAAGVRQFQDLGKIAPSLTIRPAEHPVNANISLRGVGTFAFGIGVEPSVAVLTDEVPLAFQARAFTDLPDVERIEVLRGPQSTLYGKSASAGLINIITRNPTDTFHVRANATATTDSEYGGNFSISGPINEKLGYIVSASYSSWDGNVKNLFNGKDVNGRKTFNTRGKLRFKPSGTATFTLSANYLDGSTDVGRPFVRLSSNARLRGVAALTQAVTMPGVVVSTDNTDISNNYDARTKYSGWGGNLRGEIELGEMSLITVSSYDKFHLHDYLDHDDTSVPTSISNFGSNIQVGEFKSELYTQEVRLQSPSSKPFRYTVGAYYAHVAFERPFVRGPYFSLANWYATSKSRQIAGFVQADWEFLPHATLTGGARIQNEKIDYTFKDNLAVAPAASFFSGGAKDTAETWKASLRYEFTPTISAFATYATGYKGQTYDLTTGFNANRQAAGPIKPEKSKDKELGIRTQWFDHRLTFNITLFQTDYKNLQAQTIETLADGTSNFRLTNVGKLGTKGVEVDTTARVGSDITLGASMAYLDAKYKSFPVAQCYPTQTVAQGCIDPGGGAASYQNLTGTRAVQAPKWKFSATGEYSPALTDKLRGIVQGNWQYQSSIFYASRDPELTQKGYHIVNVGLGVRSQDRKWEVVGFVNNLFDQQYFPALVNSAGNFGLSASNPGQATQAVLPRDFRRYGGVRVGLTF from the coding sequence ATGACCCGCTTTCAAAGCAATGTCGCCCGTGGTGCGTTTGCCGCCGGGCTGATCCTAGCGGCCACGCCGCTCTGGGCGCAGGCGGCGCCCGATGCGGCCGCGCCCGCTGCCGAACCAGCCGCCGCGCCCGCCGCCCGCGCCGCCAACGATCCGGGCGAAATCATCGTCACCGCGCAGAAGCGCGCCGAAAACGTCCAGTCCGTGCCGCTCGCCGTCTCGGTCGTCTCGCCGACCCAGCTCGCCGCCGCCGGCGTCCGCCAGTTCCAGGATCTCGGCAAGATCGCGCCGTCGCTCACGATCCGGCCGGCCGAGCATCCGGTGAACGCGAACATCTCGCTGCGCGGCGTCGGCACCTTCGCCTTCGGCATCGGCGTGGAGCCCAGCGTCGCCGTGCTGACGGACGAAGTGCCGCTCGCCTTCCAGGCGCGCGCCTTCACCGATCTGCCCGACGTGGAGCGGATCGAGGTGCTGCGCGGGCCGCAGAGCACGCTTTACGGCAAGTCGGCGTCGGCCGGCCTGATCAACATCATCACGCGCAATCCGACCGACACCTTCCATGTCCGCGCCAACGCCACGGCAACGACGGATTCCGAATATGGCGGCAATTTCAGCATCTCGGGCCCGATCAACGAGAAGCTCGGCTACATCGTCTCGGCCAGCTATTCCTCTTGGGATGGCAATGTGAAGAACCTCTTCAACGGCAAGGACGTCAACGGCCGCAAGACGTTCAACACGCGCGGAAAATTGCGCTTCAAGCCGAGCGGCACCGCCACCTTCACGCTCTCCGCCAATTATCTGGACGGCAGCACCGACGTGGGTCGTCCGTTCGTCCGCCTGTCGTCCAATGCGCGCCTGCGCGGCGTCGCCGCGTTGACGCAGGCGGTGACGATGCCGGGAGTCGTCGTCAGCACCGACAATACCGACATCAGCAACAATTATGACGCGCGCACCAAATATTCGGGCTGGGGCGGCAATCTGCGTGGCGAGATCGAATTGGGCGAGATGAGCCTGATCACCGTCTCGTCCTACGACAAGTTCCACCTCCACGATTATCTGGATCATGACGATACGTCGGTGCCGACCAGCATCAGCAATTTCGGCAGCAACATCCAGGTCGGCGAGTTCAAGTCCGAACTGTACACGCAGGAAGTCCGCCTGCAGTCGCCGTCGAGCAAGCCGTTCCGCTACACGGTCGGCGCGTATTACGCGCATGTCGCATTCGAGCGGCCGTTCGTGCGCGGGCCCTATTTCTCGCTCGCCAACTGGTACGCCACCTCGAAGTCGCGCCAGATTGCGGGCTTCGTCCAGGCGGACTGGGAGTTCCTGCCGCACGCCACGCTGACCGGCGGCGCACGCATCCAGAACGAGAAGATCGACTACACCTTCAAGGATAATCTGGCGGTGGCGCCGGCCGCCTCCTTCTTCAGCGGCGGCGCGAAGGATACGGCCGAGACGTGGAAGGCGAGCCTGCGCTACGAATTCACGCCCACGATCAGCGCCTTCGCCACCTATGCCACCGGCTATAAGGGCCAGACCTACGATCTGACGACCGGCTTCAACGCGAACCGTCAGGCGGCCGGCCCGATCAAGCCCGAAAAGTCGAAGGACAAGGAACTGGGCATCCGCACCCAGTGGTTCGATCATCGCCTGACCTTCAACATCACTTTGTTCCAGACCGACTATAAGAACCTGCAGGCGCAGACGATCGAGACGCTGGCGGACGGCACCTCGAACTTCCGCCTCACCAATGTCGGCAAGCTGGGCACGAAGGGCGTCGAAGTCGATACGACGGCGCGCGTCGGATCGGACATCACGCTGGGCGCCTCGATGGCCTATCTGGATGCCAAGTATAAGTCGTTCCCGGTCGCGCAATGCTATCCGACGCAGACGGTGGCGCAGGGTTGCATCGATCCGGGCGGCGGTGCCGCGAGCTACCAGAATCTCACCGGGACGCGCGCCGTGCAGGCGCCGAAATGGAAGTTCTCGGCCACCGGCGAATATTCGCCGGCACTCACCGACAAGCTGCGCGGCATCGTGCAGGGCAACTGGCAGTATCAGAGCAGCATCTTCTATGCCTCGCGCGATCCCGAGCTGACGCAGAAGGGCTATCACATCGTCAATGTCGGCCTGGGTGTCCGCAGCCAGGATCGGAAGTGGGAAGTGGTCGGCTTCGTCAACAATCTGTTCGATCAGCAATATTTCCCGGCTCTGGTAAACAGCGCGGGCAATTTCGGTCTCTCGGCGTCCAATCCGGGACAGGCGACGCAGGCCGTGCTGCCTCGAGACTTCCGCCGTTATGGCGGCGTCCGGGTCGGCCTGACCTTCTGA
- a CDS encoding dienelactone hydrolase, whose protein sequence is MMLRALAALAPAALAMSGIALVLPASAQQAPAIPGVDAPELARLGTHPVGVADVEFVQPGQADPLSEGATPAIVDRHLPIKVWYPAATPGPGTTYRAALPGENGADVAFTVPGIATPGARAAAGKFPLVILAHGYSNVPEALSWLGENLASKGYVVVAPAFRDPAISNRTPAAAAGPLARRPLDIVFAAAEAQRRARAGQGVFAAADPARTVLIGYSMGGYGVLTAAGAPLDSKLAAATRGVLAPYVTGGAKAGDMRVADLKAVVAIAPPGNLRGTALWASPGVAAIRTPTLFIVGSQDHVVGYDPGVRTLFADEVHAPRYLLTFREAAHSIALIGAPPEMRKTFWDEDWFEDSVWRKDRLLAVQAHFITAFLDRTVKGDAAKGAYLDGLVPNSDDGVWADAPSGRYAGYSPGAPASTIWKGFQPSRAKGMSLEYRPGS, encoded by the coding sequence ATGATGCTTCGCGCCTTGGCCGCTCTCGCCCCGGCCGCTCTCGCCATGTCCGGCATCGCGCTCGTCCTTCCGGCCTCGGCGCAACAGGCTCCCGCCATTCCGGGTGTCGATGCGCCCGAACTGGCGCGGCTGGGTACGCATCCGGTCGGCGTGGCGGATGTCGAGTTCGTCCAGCCGGGGCAGGCCGATCCCCTGTCGGAAGGCGCCACGCCCGCGATCGTCGATCGCCATCTTCCGATCAAGGTCTGGTATCCCGCCGCCACGCCGGGGCCCGGCACCACCTATCGCGCCGCGCTTCCCGGCGAGAATGGCGCGGATGTCGCTTTCACGGTGCCCGGCATCGCCACGCCCGGCGCACGGGCGGCCGCCGGCAAATTTCCGCTCGTGATCCTCGCCCACGGTTACAGCAACGTGCCCGAGGCGCTGTCGTGGCTCGGCGAGAATCTCGCGAGCAAGGGCTATGTCGTCGTGGCCCCCGCCTTTCGCGATCCCGCAATCTCCAACCGAACGCCTGCCGCAGCAGCGGGCCCGCTCGCGCGCCGTCCGCTCGATATCGTCTTCGCCGCTGCCGAGGCGCAGCGCCGCGCACGGGCAGGGCAGGGCGTCTTCGCCGCGGCCGACCCGGCGCGGACCGTGCTGATCGGTTATTCGATGGGCGGCTATGGTGTGCTTACCGCCGCCGGCGCCCCGCTCGATTCCAAGCTGGCAGCGGCCACGCGCGGCGTCCTCGCGCCTTATGTGACGGGTGGCGCCAAGGCCGGCGACATGAGGGTGGCCGATCTGAAGGCCGTCGTCGCCATCGCCCCGCCCGGCAATCTGCGCGGCACGGCCTTGTGGGCCTCGCCCGGCGTCGCCGCGATCCGCACGCCGACACTTTTCATCGTCGGCAGTCAGGATCATGTCGTCGGCTATGATCCGGGCGTGCGGACTTTGTTCGCGGACGAGGTCCATGCGCCGCGCTACCTGCTCACCTTCCGCGAGGCGGCGCACAGTATCGCGTTGATCGGCGCCCCGCCCGAGATGCGAAAGACCTTCTGGGACGAGGACTGGTTCGAGGACAGCGTGTGGCGCAAGGACCGCCTGCTCGCGGTGCAGGCCCATTTCATCACCGCCTTCCTCGATCGCACCGTGAAGGGCGACGCCGCCAAGGGCGCCTATCTCGATGGCCTCGTGCCCAACTCGGACGATGGCGTGTGGGCCGATGCCCCGTCCGGCCGCTACGCGGGCTATAGTCCGGGCGCGCCCGCCTCGACGATCTGGAAGGGCTTCCAGCCGAGCCGCGCCAAGGGCATGTCGCTGGAATATCGACCCGGATCCTAG